The genomic stretch CGGCGGTTGCCACCGTAGATCTACTTGGCTGGCACGAGGCTTTTCTGGCCGGCTTTCTTGTAAAGCTATTTCAGGAGGCCCCCCTGGATCTCTGCTGTAAGTACGGCGAACGTTATGGCGCCGTGGTGGCGAAAATGCACGGTGCGCTGCAGCCAATCGCTGCATCCGAGCTTACGCGCCTACAGGAAGGCAACGGCACCTAATTGCGATTCTAAGATCTAGTAGCATCTTGATTAGAGCTCGCGATTAGAGCTCGCGTATTTATGCGCCAGGGCAGAGAGAACGAAGCTGTTGGAAGAAGCTATTCTATCGTCTGGTGAAGGTGGCGCTATGCAGATGAAATCCAGAGGAGCATGCAGAGAAGTGGTCTGAAGTGCTAAGCGGTAACGCAGGTAGGTGGCGCTCTTTCTGGCTCCGATGCTAGGAGCCTCGCGCCCAGCGTAATCTCTGAATGTTTCTACCGCACCATTTTCTGAGGAAAAGAAACGCGCAAGCTCAAACAGCGTATTTTCTAGCTTGTTAGGTTTGAACTGATAGAGATGCCCAGCATAAAATCCTATCGTAGAGGGATCAGATGAAGCCCCATCTAGTGGTAGGCGAGGTAGGATAAAGAACTCATCGATCCCTGATGGTCTCACGGTTAATTGCAATCGATCGCCCGCTGTATTCGTTGCCTCCAGAACTACGCCATGCTCTGAACGCGCCAGCTCACGAATCGTGCTCTGATTTGGTTTATAGAGTGAGGAGGTAAGAGATGTGGTGGCCCGGTCGATAAAATACTGAAAAAGTTCTGCTTTAGATAGGGTTGAGACGGAGCATAGAATCGGTTCTAGAGCTGCAATTAGGGGGGTAGCGGAGATATTACGAATCGTTTGCTGCTCTGTGATGAAATCTCCAAGCTCGCCCGGAAAGGTGCTTTGGCTATCAATAAACTTGCGCGTAAGGCGATGAAGCCATATCTCCCGCTGCACTTCAGAGTAATCACTAAGATTAAGCTCAAAACACAACGCGCCTAAGCGTTCGACGTTATGTGTTCGAGTATCCCATGGTAGAATCTTATGTCCGATGTCGATCTCTATTGAACCATGACCGTCATGATCTAAGGTGATAGAGAGCTGCTTATAAAGAGAAGGCGCATCATGAAATTGAATACAGGCTGTGTTTTCGCGGGCAAGGATACGGCTTGCGGTAGATATTACGCTGAGATCTGTAGGCTCAAAAACTTTAGCAACGGACTCATATTGCGCAGTCCATAAAGTTGCCGCAGTCATTAGGGCAGGAGAGTTGTTCTCTGTTCCTGGAAATGAGATCGTTCTGCTAGTCTTCTTTTGAAGCTTTTCGAGAGGTGTGGAGATCTCGGTTTTATCGAGCCCTCCAATTTCAAGCAAAAGTTTTTTAATGGGCTCGGGGCTCCTCCAGGTATCAGAGCCAGAGATCTCAAAGGTCAGACGCTCACTACGCTCAGAGTCTGAGGCGCTCAAAACAACCACGTATCCATCCATGCCTCGCTGTACAGAGAGGCAGGCACCGTTGGTGCGCTCGACCACTAACTCCGCATCATCTAAGGAGTTGAAAAAAAGGGCCCAATCGATGCGAGGAAGTCCCTGCTCAGAAGGCTCGGGGGCCGACATAGGTATTGAACCGAAACGCTCTGAGAAAAAAGCCTCAAAGTTTTCAATCGGGCTGGTGTTAAATCGATTAACGAGATCCTCAAAGAACGATGTGGAGGAAGTCGTTGGTATCGGCAATGCATACGCACGATATAACGGAGCTCCGGTCAATGTGTTTGGATTGGCAGAGGTGTTAAGTGAGATAAAAACAGCGTGCGGAGCTTCGATATAATTTTCATTAGACTGATAAATTGCATGAAATCTTGAGATTTTTGGATCTGCTCTCTCTGCAATGATTAGATGGGGGTCTCTAAAGCCAAGGTCGTAAAGAATATGTGCACAGGCAGTATGCTGAGATTGAAGGGGATCTTCTCTGCGTTGCGGTGACTGGTTGGGCATCATAATTAATCGAAGGAGTAATTACTCTGGATCTGCGCTGGCTCTGCAGGGTTAGCTAGGTGCTATGAGTATAGCTAACATCGTTTTGGTTAATCAATTACTGGCCGTAATTTGGATAAAATGGTGGGGATAGGGTGTGACGCTGCTGTTTATAAACAGAGAAGACACCTTTTTGGGTCAGTTTAAGAAGCGTGATGTGGAACTAGCTGACTAGATCGGGGTGAATCAGATCTAATCTGCAGGGGCTAGCTAAGCCCCTCTATAAGGGGTGCGTTACTGCATTAGTATGGCGGAGAGAGGGGGATTCACCCTGTTGTTGGTTCCCGCCTGCGCGGGCACAGCTTCGAACCCCCTCTATAAGGGGTGCGTTACTGCATTAGTATGGCGGAGAGAGGGGGATTCGAACCCCCGATAGGGGATTAGCCTATACACGCTTTCCAAGCGTGCGCCATCAGCCACTCGGCCATCTCTCCATAAGGGTACTCTCGCGTGGTTCATACTCTATACGCCACCTAAGGGGCGGTGTAAAATGGCGGAAGGGAAGGGATTCGAACCCCCGATACCGTTTCCGGTATTCCGGTTTTCAAGACCGGCGCCATTAACCACTCGGCCACCCTTCCGCACGAGCCCCTCCAGGATATCGTATATCTTTCATAATAAGCAACGGTTTAGGCCACTATTCACCCGGTCAGATTCGAGTGCGTTAACCCCTATCAAGGGGTGAGTAAGCGGAGCAAACTGGTGGAAATAGTTACCAGTTTAGGTCTGATATGGGCAAGATGCTCCGCTGCCTTGCGAAATTCTATGGATTTGTTACGTTGCCATTCCCTTGTGCGCTCTTAGCTCAGCTGGATAGAGCATCTGACTACGAATCAGAAGGTCGGTGGTTCGAATCCTCCAGGGCGCACCAGTTTTTTTCCTGTTTTTTTTACCTGTTTTAGTTGTTATTGGAGAGTTGGCCGAGTGGCTGAAGGCGACGGTTTGCTAAATCGTTATACGGCCAAAAGCTGTATCGGGGGTTCGAATCCCCCACTCTCCGCCATAATAAACACAGGACGCATCCTTAATAGGGGGTTCGAACCTGTGCCTGCGGATGCGGGCACCCATAATAAACACAGGACGCATCCTTAATAGGGGGTTCGAACCTGTGCCTGCGGATGCGGGCACGAATGACGCGGAACACTATCTTCTCATAAAGATAAAGCTTCCGAGCACAAACCCCACCGCTGCTCCACCTGTATGAGCTGTTGAGCTCACCTCAGGAACCATCAGATCAAAGATCCCCTGCAGCACCACGATCTGAAGCATCGAAGCGAGCTGAGCCTTTGCCACCATACTACCCGAGCGTCGAAATGCTTTAAGGGAGAACGCCGCCTGAATTCCAACTAGCCCTAGCACGCTTGCCGATGCTCCTAGCAGAACGATGGAATGTGGAGTGGTTGCAACAAGTGAGGCACCGAAGGCGACTAACATTCCTCCCGCTCCGCACAGTAGATAGGCCATTATGTAGCGCAGCGGCCCAAGGATTGATTCCGTTAATGGTCCAAGGAACCAGAGCCCCAACATGTTGCAAAATAGGTGCAGCACACCCCAGTGCATAAACTGAGCGCTCAATAGACGCCACCACTCACCCTGCTCAAGCAGTGGGGTATAGAGTGCGCCGAGTGCAACGAATCGTACTGGGTCGTTTGTGGCGCCGTTCCAGAGTTGATAGAGAAAAACGGCTACGTTGGCTAATATAAGTAGCTTTGTTGCTGGGCAGGGCAGTCGCCTCATAGGGGCGCGCTTATTGGCATAGCTCTTGATGACGATAAAGTAGACCGCAAGAATGCCGATGGCGATTAATCCGGCATCGGCAGGGGCGAGAAGCCATGCCAGCGCGCACCCTGCAATTGCTATAAGATTACCGATTAGTATCCATCCTGGCAGTTGCTTACTAAATCGTAGGATGTTGTATAGGTCACCTAGCAGGTTAAGGGAGGCTAGCAGTAATAGAATATGGTTGATGTCCATGCGTTGTTAGTGAACATACCCCCCATACAGGACCCCTGCAATAAGTCGTATAGGTTGCTAAAGCTGAAAGTTGATTGTGCTGCGAAGGTATCCACGTGTAAAAGATAGGGGTGCTTTATATTGTAGCTCAGTTGATTGAGCTAAGTGAGGTCCCGGCACACCCTCCTGATAGGTACTTGATAGGCAACTATATGGCACATGATCTTTTTAATACTTTGCAGGAGTTTTCAACGGGTGCCGGCAAGCGCGCCAAGTTTTATTCACTCCCTGCCCTTGAGAAGGCCGGTATCGGCAAGATATCCCGTCTACCGGTCTCGATCAGAATTGTGCTTGAGTCAGTTTTGCGTAACGTGGACGGGGCACGGGTAGAGGAGCGAAATGTGCGCGAGCTGGCTGCTTGGGAGCCGCATGCCGAGCGTGTAGCTGAGATCCCCTTCGTTGTAGCGCGCGTGCTTTTGCAGGATTTTACCGGAGTACCGCTCGGAGTTGACCTCGCTGCGATGCGCACAGCGATGCAAAAACTGAAGATGGACCCGGGATTAATCGAGCCGCTGGTGCCGGTGGATCTAGTAGTCGACCACTCTGTACAGGTCGACTTCTCTAATAGAAGTGACGCACTCCAGCTTAATATGGGAGCTGAGTTCGAGCGCAACGAATCGCGCTATCAGTTTCTTAAGTGGTGCAAGCAGGCGTTTAAATCGTTCAGCGTAGTGCCGCCCGGATTTGGTATCTGTCACCAGGTTAATCTTGAGTATCTGGCACAGGGAGTAATTGAGCGCCAAGGCATCTATATGCCAGATACGTTGGTAGGCACAGACTCTCACACTACCATGATTAATGGGCTCGGTGTTGTTGGATGGGGAGTTGGTGGAATAGAAGCTGAAGCTGCGATGCTTGGGCAGCCCGTATATTTCCTAACACCGGATGTAGTTGGCTTTCATATGCACGGCAAGCTATCGCCTGGTGTAACAGCGACAGATCTGGTGCTACACGTTACGAATGTTCTGCGTAAGGCCAAGGTTGTAGGAAAGTTCGTTGAGTTTTTTGGAGAGGGGGCACAGTCGGTGCCAGTTACCGATCGTGCAACTATAGCAAATATGGCTCCGGAGTACGGCGCAACGATGGGATTCTTCCCAGTTGATGAGCGCACCTGCGAGTATCTGCTTGCAACAGGACGTGATGTTGAGCAGGTAAATACATTCACGAACTATTTTAAGGCGCAGGGGCTCTTTGGGATTCCTCAAAAGGGAGATTGCGATTATTCGCAGATAGTTGAACTTGATCTCTCACAGGTAAAACCAAGTGTTGCAGGACCGAAGCGTCCGCAAGACAAGATTGAGCTGACGGATGTTAAGAGCGCCTTTACGGATCTTCTGACTAAATCTGTAGATGATGGGGGCTACGGTAAGGATAGCGCGGAGCTTGCAAAGAGCTTTCAGGTTTCTGTACCTGAAACTGGGGTCGGCAGCCAATGCAGC from Pseudomonadota bacterium encodes the following:
- the acnA gene encoding aconitate hydratase AcnA, with protein sequence MAHDLFNTLQEFSTGAGKRAKFYSLPALEKAGIGKISRLPVSIRIVLESVLRNVDGARVEERNVRELAAWEPHAERVAEIPFVVARVLLQDFTGVPLGVDLAAMRTAMQKLKMDPGLIEPLVPVDLVVDHSVQVDFSNRSDALQLNMGAEFERNESRYQFLKWCKQAFKSFSVVPPGFGICHQVNLEYLAQGVIERQGIYMPDTLVGTDSHTTMINGLGVVGWGVGGIEAEAAMLGQPVYFLTPDVVGFHMHGKLSPGVTATDLVLHVTNVLRKAKVVGKFVEFFGEGAQSVPVTDRATIANMAPEYGATMGFFPVDERTCEYLLATGRDVEQVNTFTNYFKAQGLFGIPQKGDCDYSQIVELDLSQVKPSVAGPKRPQDKIELTDVKSAFTDLLTKSVDDGGYGKDSAELAKSFQVSVPETGVGSQCSTSIMADVQHGGVFIASITSCTNTSNPSVMLAAGLLAKKAVERGLKVKSFVKTSLAPGSRAVSEYLSKTGLQSYLDQLGFQVVGYGCTTCIGNSGPLDPKIEECLTQHDLIGASVLSGNRNFEARVHQSIKANFLMSPPLVVAYALAGSVRIDLTQEALGTDHAGQPVFMRDIWPSAEEVLALMPQAFNPEMYRRLYANVVAENPLWDRVPSSSGVVYEWDAASTYIQEPPYFENFELTPRASERIEGARALAIFGDSVTTD
- a CDS encoding rhomboid family intramembrane serine protease, whose amino-acid sequence is MDINHILLLLASLNLLGDLYNILRFSKQLPGWILIGNLIAIAGCALAWLLAPADAGLIAIGILAVYFIVIKSYANKRAPMRRLPCPATKLLILANVAVFLYQLWNGATNDPVRFVALGALYTPLLEQGEWWRLLSAQFMHWGVLHLFCNMLGLWFLGPLTESILGPLRYIMAYLLCGAGGMLVAFGASLVATTPHSIVLLGASASVLGLVGIQAAFSLKAFRRSGSMVAKAQLASMLQIVVLQGIFDLMVPEVSSTAHTGGAAVGFVLGSFIFMRR